The stretch of DNA GCCTTTAATTTTACACCGCTTGCGCTGCCTGCTGAATTGGTTAAAGGCCTCAGAATTTCACACTTACTTAGCTTTCACTGGCCTGTTTGTTTGTTGGCTTGAATGATCGTTTATGGATGATGACCGAAACAGGTGGCCGGTGTGGTGTTAAACAGGGTAGTAAAATCATTTGTTATCATTCCGATGGAGGCTAAAAAGCAACTCCCCGCCGGTATATTGCCGGCAGGGAGTGATGTCCGGTGAAAGAAAACTTTCACTATTCTGTAATCACGATCTTTTTGGTGGCGATTGTCCGGTTGTTTTCGCTCAGCATCAGGTAATAAATGCCTGATGGCAAATTGTTTTTATGCAGCATAAATGACTGGCCTTCCAGGTTTGATTGCTGATAAACAACTTCGCCCATCAGATTGTATAATTTAACAACGGCCTTGTTGAGGGGGAAACTTGTTTTGATGGTCGTTTCCGATGAAAAGGGATTGGGGTAAACCGCAAAGTTTTTATCGGCAGATAAATCATCTACTCCGCTGCAAAGCTGCCACTGCGCCGAAGAGGTCAAAATGTCGTCAATCATCCAGCCTTCTCTGTTGGTTTCAACGGCATCCGACATAAATGTAAATTTAATCATCAGGCTGTCAACCGGATAAATAATGGTGTCGGCTTTAACCGGAATCCACCATTCCCAGTTGAATCGTGACAATACCCAACCGTCAGATTTCCCGGTTGTAGTTAACGGATGATTGGTATATGTGCCATTTGTCGCATGAAAGTCATCGTCCCACCAGAAATTGGACCCCCACAGGATACCGTTGGTGTCACTTACCATAACCCAGGAGTTGCCCCCGTCATACGAGGCTGTTATGATTCCTTTGTCGGTCAAGGTATCCATATCATACTTATGCCAAAATTGCATGCTGGTGTAACAGGTGACGGTATATGGATTTCTGATAACATAAATAAACGATGAGGTGTTATTGGCCGGGTAGCTGTTGGTGGTATCAGTTAGCATGGCCCTGTTTCCTTCATGTGCCGCATCAAAAAAGGTCTTGCCGGGTGTACCTGTTTGCCAGATATTGTTCTCGGTGGGTTCAATAATAATCTTTGAAGTGGGCGTTTCAAA from Lentimicrobiaceae bacterium encodes:
- a CDS encoding T9SS type A sorting domain-containing protein, yielding MKKKFTNLMMLFFLLMMAGKAYPQYTYDSVTFETPTSKIIIEPTENNIWQTGTPGKTFFDAAHEGNRAMLTDTTNSYPANNTSSFIYVIRNPYTVTCYTSMQFWHKYDMDTLTDKGIITASYDGGNSWVMVSDTNGILWGSNFWWDDDFHATNGTYTNHPLTTTGKSDGWVLSRFNWEWWIPVKADTIIYPVDSLMIKFTFMSDAVETNREGWMIDDILTSSAQWQLCSGVDDLSADKNFAVYPNPFSSETTIKTSFPLNKAVVKLYNLMGEVVYQQSNLEGQSFMLHKNNLPSGIYYLMLSENNRTIATKKIVITE